Proteins encoded together in one Nocardioides marinisabuli window:
- a CDS encoding NfeD family protein: protein MGDLMWWLFWLVTAVVLGVAEFSTLTLVFGLLAGSALVAAVVAGLGASFPLQLLAFAATGGVGLVALRPVAKRQLTRPPPTRDGSDALVGRSAYVTREVSATGGLVHLSGEDWSARAYDEDLVIPAGVRVDVLQIEGATALVHPRDPLPDPLPEPLPEPEHREE from the coding sequence ATGGGTGATCTCATGTGGTGGTTGTTCTGGCTGGTGACAGCGGTAGTCCTCGGCGTGGCCGAGTTCTCCACGCTGACGCTGGTCTTCGGCCTCCTGGCGGGCTCGGCCCTCGTCGCCGCCGTCGTGGCCGGGCTCGGGGCGTCGTTCCCCCTGCAGCTCCTGGCCTTCGCCGCCACCGGCGGAGTCGGGCTCGTCGCGCTGCGCCCGGTCGCCAAGCGGCAGCTGACCCGGCCCCCGCCCACCCGTGACGGCAGCGACGCCCTGGTGGGCCGGTCGGCGTACGTGACCCGCGAGGTCAGCGCGACCGGGGGACTGGTGCACCTCTCGGGGGAGGACTGGTCGGCGCGCGCCTACGACGAGGACCTGGTCATCCCGGCAGGGGTCCGCGTCGACGTCCTCCAGATCGAGGGCGCCACCGCCCTCGTGCACCCGCGCGACCCACTGCCCGACCCACTGCCGGAGCCGCTGCCGGAACCCGAGCACAGAGAAGAGTGA
- a CDS encoding SPFH domain-containing protein, translating into MDLLIPIAVLAALVAFVVASSIRIVPQARRYNIERFGRYQRTLQPGLNLLIPMVDRVNTKLDVREHVYSSDPKPVITEDNLVVAIDTVLYYQITDPRAAAYEVADYLQAIDHLTVTTLRNLIGSMDLESTLTSRETINSRLREVLDEATGRWGIRVNRVEIKAIDPPSGIKEAMEKQMRAERDKRALILHAEGERQSLILTAEGRQQAKILEADGEAQALERVFRAVHENQADPQVLAYKYLEMLPRLAENGNGWFVIPGELTEAVKTVTSAFAADHAREQREVEPRPEPGVEQVQTRRAG; encoded by the coding sequence ATGGACCTGCTGATCCCGATCGCCGTCCTTGCCGCCCTCGTCGCCTTCGTGGTGGCGTCGTCGATCCGCATCGTCCCGCAGGCCCGGCGCTACAACATCGAGAGGTTCGGCCGCTACCAGCGGACCCTGCAACCGGGTCTGAACCTGCTCATCCCGATGGTCGACCGGGTCAACACCAAGCTCGACGTGCGCGAGCACGTCTACTCCTCCGACCCCAAGCCGGTGATCACCGAGGACAACCTGGTCGTGGCCATCGACACGGTCCTCTACTACCAGATCACCGACCCGCGGGCGGCGGCGTACGAGGTGGCCGACTACCTGCAGGCCATCGACCACCTCACGGTCACCACGCTGCGCAACCTGATCGGGTCGATGGACCTCGAGAGCACGCTCACCTCCCGCGAGACCATCAACTCGCGGCTGCGCGAGGTGCTCGACGAGGCCACCGGGCGCTGGGGGATCCGCGTCAACCGGGTGGAGATCAAGGCCATCGACCCGCCGAGCGGCATCAAGGAGGCGATGGAGAAGCAGATGCGCGCCGAGCGCGACAAGCGCGCGCTGATCCTGCACGCCGAGGGCGAGCGCCAGTCGCTGATCCTCACCGCCGAGGGCCGTCAGCAGGCCAAGATCCTCGAGGCCGACGGCGAGGCGCAGGCCCTGGAGCGGGTCTTCCGGGCCGTGCACGAGAACCAGGCCGACCCGCAGGTGCTGGCCTACAAGTACCTCGAGATGCTGCCCCGCCTCGCCGAGAACGGCAACGGCTGGTTCGTGATCCCGGGCGAGCTCACCGAGGCGGTCAAGACCGTCACCTCCGCCTTCGCCGCCGACCACGCCCGGGAGCAGCGCGAGGTCGAGCCCCGACCCGAGCCCGGTGTCGAGCAGGTCCAGACCCGACGGGCGGGCTGA
- a CDS encoding class I SAM-dependent methyltransferase, which yields MAPDADSTWVADMPAAYDRHLGPVFFAPYGEYLAAALVPLAPRRVLELAAGTGRVTGALVAALPGAEVVATDLNPAMVALGASRVPGASWQQADALSLPFEDGRFDAVVCSFGVMFFPDRVGALAEVVRVLVPGGTALLTTWDSVETHPFAHAVVTALERVLDDPPTFVVRVPHGYHDPGQIEADACAAGLRSVSVEPVELSGTAGSARDVALGVCTGSPLRVALEERGDLTGLTDEVAAVTEELLGAGPVTATMRAYLVTGRR from the coding sequence GTGGCCCCCGACGCCGACAGCACGTGGGTGGCCGACATGCCGGCCGCCTACGACCGGCACCTCGGCCCGGTCTTCTTCGCGCCGTACGGCGAGTACCTCGCCGCCGCGCTGGTGCCGCTCGCCCCGCGCCGGGTGCTCGAGCTCGCGGCCGGCACCGGTCGGGTGACCGGTGCGCTGGTCGCGGCGCTGCCCGGGGCAGAGGTCGTGGCCACCGACCTGAACCCCGCGATGGTGGCGCTCGGGGCGAGCCGGGTGCCGGGGGCCAGCTGGCAGCAGGCCGACGCGCTGTCGCTGCCCTTCGAGGACGGTCGCTTCGACGCGGTGGTCTGCTCCTTCGGCGTGATGTTCTTCCCGGACCGGGTCGGCGCCCTGGCCGAGGTGGTCCGCGTCCTCGTGCCCGGGGGCACCGCGCTGCTGACGACCTGGGACTCCGTCGAGACCCACCCCTTCGCCCACGCCGTCGTCACCGCCCTGGAGCGGGTCCTGGACGACCCGCCGACCTTCGTGGTGCGGGTGCCCCACGGCTACCACGACCCCGGTCAGATCGAGGCCGACGCGTGCGCAGCGGGGCTGCGGTCGGTGAGCGTCGAGCCGGTCGAGCTCAGCGGGACCGCTGGCTCGGCACGCGACGTCGCGCTGGGCGTGTGCACCGGCAGCCCCCTGCGGGTGGCGCTGGAGGAGCGCGGTGACCTGACCGGGTTGACCGACGAGGTCGCCGCGGTCACCGAGGAGCTGCTGGGCGCCGGTCCGGTGACCGCAACCATGCGCGCCTACCTGGTCACCGGCCGGCGATGA
- a CDS encoding cupin domain-containing protein, whose translation MEAVSLVRLGHEHLSRAAGATAGRSSVTVHGGQGYALHQTLIALAAGHGLDEHRHTGEATLQVVHGTVDLVTSDETVRLRTGDHAVVPAAAHSVAASEDSVVLLTTTAGH comes from the coding sequence ATGGAAGCCGTCTCCCTCGTCCGACTGGGCCACGAGCACCTCAGCAGAGCCGCCGGCGCGACCGCCGGACGCAGCAGCGTCACCGTCCACGGCGGTCAGGGCTACGCCCTGCACCAGACCCTCATCGCCCTCGCGGCCGGGCACGGGCTCGACGAGCACCGCCACACCGGCGAGGCCACCCTCCAGGTCGTGCACGGCACCGTCGACCTGGTGACCTCCGACGAGACGGTGCGGCTGCGCACGGGCGACCACGCCGTCGTCCCTGCTGCGGCGCACAGCGTCGCCGCCAGCGAGGACAGCGTCGTGCTGCTGACGACCACCGCCGGGCACTGA
- a CDS encoding alpha/beta fold hydrolase: MTLHHVRRGTGAPLLLVHGLGAGWRSWEPIIDALAAEREVIAVDLPGFGQSPPLAALSIAKLADAVADFIEEQGLGEVATTGQSMGARIVLELSRRGVGGDTVALDPGGFWTDRELALFGATLRPSIALVRALRGALPSLLATRVGRTAFLAQLSARPWALDADTVLPDVLGLADAPSTDAALDALTKGPKQEGAPAGTVPGLVTIGWGRRDRVTLPRQAERAVRAFPDAELHWFEKCGHFPQWDAPDEAVRLILDRTS, encoded by the coding sequence ATGACCTTGCACCACGTACGACGCGGCACGGGCGCGCCGCTGCTCCTCGTCCACGGGCTCGGCGCGGGCTGGCGCTCGTGGGAGCCGATCATCGACGCGTTGGCGGCCGAGCGCGAGGTGATCGCGGTGGACCTGCCCGGCTTCGGCCAGAGCCCGCCCCTCGCCGCGCTGTCCATCGCCAAGCTCGCCGACGCCGTCGCCGACTTCATCGAGGAGCAGGGGCTCGGCGAGGTCGCGACGACGGGACAGTCGATGGGCGCGCGGATCGTGCTCGAGCTGTCTCGCCGCGGCGTCGGGGGTGACACCGTGGCCCTCGACCCGGGCGGCTTCTGGACCGATCGCGAGCTGGCGCTCTTCGGCGCCACGCTGCGGCCCTCGATCGCCCTGGTCCGCGCCCTGCGCGGGGCGCTGCCCTCCCTGCTCGCCACCCGCGTCGGCCGGACCGCCTTCCTGGCGCAGCTCTCCGCGCGGCCCTGGGCGTTGGACGCCGACACCGTGCTGCCCGACGTGCTGGGGCTGGCCGACGCCCCGTCGACCGACGCGGCCCTGGACGCCCTCACCAAGGGACCCAAGCAGGAGGGCGCGCCCGCGGGGACCGTCCCCGGCCTGGTCACGATCGGCTGGGGCCGCCGCGACCGGGTCACCCTGCCGCGTCAGGCCGAGCGCGCCGTCCGTGCCTTCCCCGACGCCGAGCTGCACTGGTTCGAGAAGTGCGGGCACTTCCCGCAGTGGGACGCGCCCGACGAGGCGGTCCGGCTGATCCTCGACCGCACCTCCTGA
- a CDS encoding GNAT family N-acetyltransferase, whose product MGIELLPLAQGPARPEDTLVHELADVLRDCVDGGASVGFGRPLALDRALDWWRTSLCAPATRTWVARGGAGRIEGCVQLSLAGQDNARHRAEVAKLLVHRRSRGSGHAAALMGALEQHARHVGRTRLLLDTQTGSVAERVYERWGWVRVGVVPDYAADPDGVLAPTTFMTKDLR is encoded by the coding sequence GTGGGAATCGAGCTGCTCCCCCTGGCCCAGGGGCCGGCGCGGCCCGAGGACACGCTGGTCCACGAGCTGGCCGACGTGCTGAGGGACTGCGTCGACGGCGGGGCCAGCGTCGGGTTCGGGCGTCCTCTCGCCCTCGACCGGGCGCTCGACTGGTGGCGTACGTCGCTGTGCGCACCCGCGACCCGGACCTGGGTGGCTCGCGGGGGAGCGGGCCGCATCGAGGGGTGCGTGCAGCTCTCGCTCGCCGGGCAGGACAACGCCCGGCACCGTGCCGAGGTGGCCAAGCTGCTGGTGCACCGCAGGAGCCGCGGCTCCGGGCACGCCGCGGCGCTGATGGGCGCCCTGGAGCAGCACGCCCGGCACGTGGGGCGGACCCGGTTGCTGCTCGACACCCAGACCGGCAGCGTCGCCGAGCGCGTCTACGAGCGCTGGGGGTGGGTCCGGGTCGGGGTCGTGCCGGACTACGCCGCGGACCCCGACGGGGTGCTCGCGCCGACGACGTTCATGACCAAGGACCTGCGCTGA
- a CDS encoding HNH endonuclease signature motif containing protein, with protein sequence MDQPSHEQLSEVDDLDADRLLEVAREAEVEVRRAERRRLRLVLRWCDLHPALDDSQRLSWGEQDRVWDCDAWIGGEGVPAVAEFTAEPLAAVMRMSPAATTSLMGEALELRHRLPRIHARVESLDVALWRARRVAKATQGLSVEAAAHVDAVLAPLVDSVGPTRIDRAVAEAAALYDPETLTDAEEHARVHEWGITLRHHRAGEGRQWAGTSWLAITGDTPTLQRLHDLITDTTAPPADPDANPDSQRDLGVRQIRALAEVLDGLGAPRPRVRLAIDITTDDLTGDLTGHSAQVGRVLGLGPATLATIRDWLAGASVTVLPVLDMARTDAIDAHDPPRWMRDLVTRRDTHCVHPFCDTPATRCDLDHITAYIPMDEGGPPGQTHPANLAPLCRHHHRNKTHGHWTYHRTNHGDYLWHDQHGHTYAVTRQGTLELETR encoded by the coding sequence ATGGACCAGCCCAGCCACGAGCAGCTCTCCGAGGTCGACGACCTCGACGCTGACCGGCTGCTCGAGGTGGCCCGCGAGGCCGAGGTCGAGGTACGTCGCGCCGAGCGCCGCCGGTTGCGGCTGGTGCTGCGCTGGTGCGACCTGCACCCCGCTCTCGACGACTCCCAGCGGCTCTCGTGGGGCGAGCAGGACCGGGTCTGGGACTGCGATGCCTGGATCGGTGGCGAGGGGGTCCCGGCGGTGGCGGAGTTCACCGCCGAGCCGTTGGCGGCGGTGATGCGGATGTCACCGGCCGCGACCACCTCGCTGATGGGCGAGGCGCTCGAGCTGCGGCACCGGCTGCCCAGGATCCACGCCCGGGTGGAGTCCCTCGACGTCGCGCTGTGGCGCGCGCGTCGGGTCGCGAAGGCCACCCAAGGCCTCTCGGTCGAGGCCGCCGCGCACGTCGATGCGGTCCTGGCACCCCTCGTGGACTCCGTGGGCCCCACCCGCATCGACCGCGCGGTCGCCGAGGCGGCCGCCCTGTACGACCCCGAGACCCTCACCGACGCCGAGGAGCACGCCCGGGTCCACGAGTGGGGCATCACGCTGCGCCACCACCGCGCCGGTGAGGGCCGCCAGTGGGCCGGGACGTCCTGGCTCGCGATCACCGGCGACACCCCGACCCTGCAGCGCCTGCACGACCTGATCACCGACACCACCGCCCCACCCGCAGACCCCGACGCAAACCCCGACAGTCAGCGCGACCTCGGCGTACGCCAGATCCGGGCCCTGGCCGAGGTCCTCGACGGCCTCGGCGCACCCCGCCCCCGGGTACGGCTGGCCATCGACATCACCACCGACGACCTCACCGGCGACCTCACCGGCCACAGCGCCCAGGTCGGGCGGGTGCTCGGGCTGGGCCCCGCCACCCTCGCCACGATCCGCGACTGGCTGGCCGGGGCCTCGGTCACCGTGCTGCCGGTCCTCGACATGGCCCGCACCGACGCCATCGACGCCCACGACCCGCCCCGGTGGATGCGCGACCTGGTCACCCGCCGCGACACCCACTGCGTGCACCCCTTCTGCGACACCCCCGCCACCCGCTGCGACCTCGACCACATCACCGCCTACATCCCCATGGACGAAGGCGGCCCACCCGGCCAGACCCACCCAGCCAACCTGGCACCCCTGTGCAGGCACCACCACCGCAACAAGACCCACGGCCACTGGACCTACCACCGCACCAACCACGGCGACTACCTCTGGCACGACCAGCACGGACACACCTACGCCGTCACCCGCCAAGGCACCCTCGAGCTCGAGACCCGCTGA
- the thrS gene encoding threonine--tRNA ligase: MSDLKITLVHAGEREVREVTTGTKAWELFADDPAVIVARVGGELKDLAHELSDGDEVEGVLIDSPDGRDVLRHSTAHVLAQAVQDLFPDARLGIGPPVVDGFYYDFDVETPFVPEDLAKIETRMRKIIKEGQKFSRRVTTDADALAELAHEPYKVELIGLKGSGNAEEAAEGASAEVGAGELTIYDNLDRKGETAWSDLCRGPHLPTTKRIPAFKLMRSAAAYWRGDEKNKQLQRIYGTAWESKEALEEHLHRIEEAERRDHRKLGRDLDLFSFPDEIGSGLPVFHPKGGVIKREMEDYVRRRHIEEGFEYVGTPHIAKEGLFHTSGHLPYYGEGMFPALDVDGMDYRLKAMNCPMHNLIYRSRQRSYRELPLRLFEFGSVYRHEKSGVVHGLTRVRGFAQDDSHSYVTAEQAPDEIRHLLDFVLGLLRDFGLDDFYLELSTRDASKDKFIGSDEDWEVATKVLEDVCVGTGLELVPDPGGAAYYGPKVSVQARDAIGRTWQMSTIQYDFNQPSAERFALEYVAPDGSRQQPVMIHSAKFGSIERFMGVLVEHYAGAFPPWLAPVQVQAIPIAERHADYLHDVARRMKPLGLRVEVDDSDDRMQKKIRNAQLQKVPFMMIAGDDDIAAGAVSFRYRDGRQDNGVPLEEAIERVRAAVESREQV; the protein is encoded by the coding sequence GTGTCCGACCTCAAGATCACCCTCGTCCACGCCGGTGAGCGTGAGGTGCGGGAGGTCACGACGGGCACCAAGGCGTGGGAGCTCTTCGCCGACGACCCGGCCGTGATCGTGGCCCGCGTGGGCGGTGAGTTGAAGGACCTGGCCCACGAGCTGTCCGACGGCGACGAGGTCGAGGGCGTGCTCATCGACAGCCCCGACGGCCGCGACGTGCTGCGCCACTCGACCGCGCACGTGCTGGCCCAGGCCGTCCAGGACCTCTTCCCCGACGCCCGGCTCGGCATCGGCCCGCCGGTCGTCGACGGGTTCTACTACGACTTCGACGTCGAGACCCCCTTCGTGCCCGAGGACCTGGCCAAGATCGAGACGCGGATGCGCAAGATCATCAAGGAGGGCCAGAAGTTCTCGCGTCGCGTCACCACCGACGCCGACGCCCTCGCCGAGCTGGCCCACGAGCCCTACAAGGTCGAGCTCATCGGGCTCAAGGGCTCGGGCAACGCCGAGGAGGCCGCCGAGGGCGCCTCCGCCGAGGTCGGCGCCGGCGAGCTGACGATCTACGACAACCTCGACCGCAAGGGCGAGACCGCCTGGTCCGACCTGTGCCGCGGCCCCCACCTGCCCACCACCAAGCGCATCCCGGCCTTCAAGCTGATGCGCTCCGCGGCGGCGTACTGGCGCGGCGACGAGAAGAACAAGCAGCTGCAGCGCATCTACGGCACCGCGTGGGAGTCCAAGGAGGCCCTCGAGGAGCACCTGCACCGCATCGAGGAGGCCGAGCGGCGCGACCACCGCAAGCTCGGGCGCGACCTCGACCTCTTCAGCTTCCCCGACGAGATCGGCTCCGGCCTGCCCGTCTTCCACCCCAAGGGCGGGGTGATCAAGCGGGAGATGGAGGACTACGTCCGCCGCCGGCACATCGAGGAGGGGTTCGAGTACGTCGGCACCCCGCACATCGCCAAGGAGGGGCTCTTCCACACCTCCGGGCACCTGCCCTACTACGGCGAGGGGATGTTCCCCGCGCTCGACGTCGACGGCATGGACTACCGCCTCAAGGCGATGAACTGCCCGATGCACAACCTCATCTACCGCTCGCGGCAGCGCTCCTACCGCGAGCTGCCGCTGCGGCTCTTCGAGTTCGGCAGCGTCTACCGCCACGAGAAGTCCGGCGTCGTGCACGGGCTGACCCGGGTGCGCGGCTTCGCCCAGGACGACTCGCACTCCTACGTCACCGCCGAGCAGGCGCCCGACGAGATCCGCCACCTGCTCGACTTCGTGCTCGGGCTGCTGCGCGACTTCGGGCTCGACGACTTCTACCTCGAGCTGTCGACCCGCGACGCCTCGAAGGACAAGTTCATCGGCTCCGACGAGGACTGGGAGGTCGCGACCAAGGTGCTCGAGGACGTCTGCGTCGGCACCGGCCTCGAGCTGGTCCCCGACCCGGGCGGCGCGGCGTACTACGGCCCCAAGGTCTCGGTGCAGGCGCGCGACGCCATCGGCCGCACCTGGCAGATGTCGACGATCCAGTACGACTTCAACCAGCCCTCGGCCGAGCGGTTCGCGCTCGAGTACGTCGCCCCCGACGGCAGCCGCCAGCAGCCGGTGATGATCCACTCCGCCAAGTTCGGCTCCATCGAGCGGTTCATGGGCGTGCTCGTCGAGCACTACGCCGGCGCCTTCCCTCCGTGGCTGGCCCCGGTGCAGGTGCAGGCGATCCCGATCGCGGAGCGGCACGCCGACTACCTGCACGACGTGGCGAGGCGGATGAAGCCGCTGGGCCTGCGGGTCGAGGTCGACGACTCCGACGACCGGATGCAGAAGAAGATCCGCAACGCGCAGCTGCAGAAGGTGCCGTTCATGATGATCGCCGGCGACGACGACATCGCCGCCGGGGCCGTCTCGTTCCGCTACCGCGACGGCCGCCAGGACAACGGGGTGCCGCTCGAGGAGGCCATCGAGCGGGTGCGCGCCGCCGTGGAGTCGCGCGAGCAGGTCTGA
- a CDS encoding aminotransferase class IV, protein MRAWVNGHQLADPHQPVVQVSDHGFTVGDGVFEAVKVVDGRPFALDRHLARLRVSALGLGLPAPDDALVRQGIAAVLEGEPLPLGRLRITVTGGPGPLGSGRGDAEPTVAVVLVPLEEAAPAARVATVPWPRNERGALAGLKTTSYAENVVALAEAKRRGADEAVFANLAGHLCEGTGSNVFYAVGGELRTPTLASGCLAGVTRALVIEWVGAREVDEPIEVLAEAEEVFLASTTRDVQPVSHWDGRDLGAPGPLTLAAAATWRRREPELLDPDVSASPGMR, encoded by the coding sequence GTGCGCGCCTGGGTGAACGGACATCAGCTCGCTGACCCCCACCAGCCGGTGGTGCAGGTCAGCGACCACGGCTTCACGGTGGGGGACGGGGTGTTCGAGGCCGTCAAGGTCGTCGACGGCCGGCCCTTCGCCCTCGACCGCCACCTGGCGCGCCTGCGGGTGAGCGCTCTCGGGCTCGGGCTGCCGGCCCCCGACGACGCGCTGGTGCGCCAGGGGATCGCGGCCGTGCTGGAGGGCGAGCCGCTGCCGCTGGGTCGCCTGCGCATCACGGTCACCGGGGGCCCCGGACCGCTCGGGTCCGGCCGCGGCGACGCCGAGCCCACGGTCGCGGTCGTCCTGGTGCCCCTCGAGGAGGCCGCACCGGCCGCCCGGGTCGCCACGGTGCCCTGGCCCCGCAACGAGCGGGGGGCGCTCGCCGGGCTCAAGACGACGTCGTACGCCGAGAACGTGGTGGCGCTCGCGGAGGCGAAGCGGCGCGGGGCCGACGAGGCGGTCTTCGCGAACCTGGCCGGACACCTGTGCGAGGGCACCGGGTCCAACGTCTTCTACGCCGTCGGCGGCGAGCTGCGCACCCCCACGCTGGCCAGCGGCTGCCTGGCCGGTGTCACCCGGGCGCTGGTCATCGAGTGGGTGGGCGCCCGCGAGGTCGACGAGCCGATCGAGGTCCTCGCCGAGGCCGAGGAGGTCTTCCTGGCCTCCACGACCCGCGACGTCCAGCCCGTCTCCCACTGGGACGGGCGCGACCTGGGCGCGCCGGGACCGCTGACGCTGGCGGCCGCGGCGACCTGGCGCAGGCGCGAGCCGGAGCTGCTCGACCCGGATGTGAGTGCCTCGCCCGGCATGCGCTAA